In a genomic window of Microterricola viridarii:
- a CDS encoding flavin reductase family protein: protein MPTHFYRPAEGHRLPHDPFNAIVAPRPIGWIGTLSTAGVRNLAPYSFFNALSYTPPLVGFSSTSRKHSARNAEETGEFTWNLVTRELAEQMNASSLTADVDEFAAAGLAAAASVEIAAPRVAASPVSFECRVADIVPLRGADGRASRGVFTIGEVVAVHIDEALLQDGVYQTALAHPVMRGGGPSAYFEALAEGRFDLVRPA, encoded by the coding sequence ATGCCGACGCACTTCTATCGCCCCGCCGAGGGGCACCGCCTGCCGCACGACCCGTTCAACGCCATCGTCGCGCCGCGCCCGATCGGCTGGATCGGCACGCTCTCCACCGCGGGCGTGCGCAACCTCGCGCCGTACAGCTTCTTCAACGCGCTCTCCTACACGCCGCCGCTGGTCGGCTTCTCCAGCACCTCCCGCAAGCACAGCGCCCGGAACGCGGAGGAGACGGGCGAGTTCACCTGGAACCTGGTCACCCGGGAGCTGGCCGAGCAGATGAACGCCAGCTCGCTGACGGCGGACGTCGACGAGTTCGCCGCGGCGGGGCTGGCGGCGGCGGCATCCGTCGAGATCGCGGCGCCCCGGGTGGCCGCCTCCCCGGTCAGCTTCGAGTGCCGGGTCGCCGACATCGTGCCGCTGCGCGGTGCGGACGGCCGGGCCTCCCGCGGGGTGTTCACCATCGGCGAGGTGGTCGCCGTGCACATCGACGAGGCGCTGCTCCAGGACGGCGTCTACCAGACGGCGCTCGCCCACCCGGTGATGCGCGGCGGCGGGCCGAGCGCGTACTTCGAGGCGCTCGCGGAGGGCCGTTTCGACCTGGTGCGGCCGGCCTAG
- a CDS encoding LLM class flavin-dependent oxidoreductase, with product MRFGIVILPQFDWPEAARYWRGAEQLGFDHAWTYDHLSWRSLAGERWHATIPTLTAAAMVTGRIGLGTFVASPNYRHPVPFAKDVATLDQISGGRLVLGLGSGGTGFDSVVLGQEPLTARQRFDRFEEFAEGLDVLLRGEEGASEPDAAGGISFAGEHFAAAGARMVGAPPQHPRTPFLMAANGPRSMRLATRLGQGWVTTGPDGVVGEEWWQGVAALGARLDAQLAADGVDPAGFGRSLSLDSGGQFALESVGAFEDSVGRARELGFTDVMVHWPRPEGIYAGSESVLEEAASRLAALR from the coding sequence ATGCGCTTCGGAATCGTCATCCTGCCCCAATTCGACTGGCCGGAAGCCGCCCGCTACTGGCGCGGCGCAGAGCAGCTCGGCTTCGACCACGCCTGGACCTACGACCACCTGTCCTGGCGGAGCCTCGCGGGGGAGCGCTGGCACGCCACCATCCCCACGCTGACGGCCGCCGCGATGGTGACCGGCCGCATCGGGCTCGGCACCTTCGTCGCCTCGCCGAACTACCGGCACCCGGTGCCGTTCGCCAAGGACGTCGCCACGCTCGACCAGATCTCCGGAGGGCGACTCGTGCTGGGGCTCGGCTCCGGCGGCACCGGCTTCGACTCCGTCGTGCTCGGGCAAGAGCCGCTCACGGCCCGGCAGCGCTTCGACCGCTTCGAGGAGTTCGCCGAGGGGCTCGACGTGCTGCTCCGCGGCGAGGAGGGCGCGAGCGAGCCGGATGCCGCGGGCGGCATCTCCTTCGCCGGCGAGCACTTCGCGGCCGCCGGCGCGCGCATGGTGGGCGCGCCTCCGCAGCACCCGCGCACGCCGTTCCTGATGGCGGCGAACGGGCCGCGCAGCATGCGGCTTGCCACCCGACTCGGGCAGGGCTGGGTCACCACCGGGCCGGACGGCGTCGTCGGGGAGGAATGGTGGCAGGGCGTCGCCGCGCTCGGCGCGCGCCTGGACGCGCAGCTGGCCGCCGACGGCGTCGACCCGGCCGGCTTCGGCCGCAGCCTGTCGCTGGACTCCGGCGGGCAGTTCGCACTCGAGAGCGTCGGCGCGTTCGAGGACAGCGTGGGCCGGGCGAGAGAGCTCGGCTTCACCGACGTCATGGTGCACTGGCCGCGGCCAGAGGGGATCTACGCCGGCTCGGAGTCCGTGCTCGAGGAGGCCGCGAGCCGGCTGGCTGCGCTCCGCTGA
- a CDS encoding lysoplasmalogenase, translating into MTSMSPSNTHAFAPAVTSLLKPLPAFAPFLVLSALHLVFQFLHLGAAANFSKWLLMPALVLAVIAATPARRSTATALLLAAITLSWLGDITPLYANDFFFVLGLSFFLLAHVAYLLLFVRGLGYARPRAWALVYLLWWLAFVALLGPSLGSLLIPVALYGLVLGAMAAAASRGTLAIACGGALFLVSDTLLGSNKFLATLDLWQSGFLIMVTYLAGQGLIAWGVVSVQRRAAAGSATEALPAARG; encoded by the coding sequence ATGACGTCGATGTCGCCGAGCAACACGCACGCGTTCGCCCCCGCGGTGACGAGCCTGTTGAAGCCGCTGCCCGCCTTCGCACCGTTCCTGGTGCTCTCGGCACTGCATCTGGTTTTCCAGTTCCTGCATCTCGGCGCCGCGGCGAACTTCTCGAAGTGGCTGCTGATGCCGGCGCTCGTGTTAGCCGTCATTGCCGCGACGCCGGCCCGGCGCTCCACCGCCACGGCGCTGCTGCTCGCCGCGATCACGCTGTCCTGGCTGGGCGACATCACCCCGCTCTACGCGAACGACTTCTTCTTCGTGCTCGGGCTCAGCTTCTTCCTGCTCGCCCACGTCGCCTACCTGCTGCTGTTCGTGCGCGGCCTCGGCTACGCCCGGCCGCGCGCCTGGGCGCTGGTCTACCTGCTCTGGTGGCTCGCCTTCGTCGCGCTGCTCGGCCCCTCCCTCGGCAGCCTGCTGATTCCCGTCGCGCTGTACGGCCTGGTGCTCGGGGCGATGGCGGCCGCGGCGAGCCGGGGCACCCTGGCTATTGCCTGCGGCGGCGCGCTGTTCCTCGTCTCGGACACCCTGCTCGGCAGCAACAAGTTCCTGGCCACCCTCGACCTCTGGCAGTCCGGCTTCCTGATCATGGTCACCTACCTGGCGGGCCAGGGGCTGATCGCCTGGGGCGTCGTCAGTGTGCAGCGCCGGGCTGCCGCCGGGTCGGCGACGGAGGCACTTCCCGCTGCACGCGGGTGA
- a CDS encoding M4 family metallopeptidase, with product MAQQPHRHDPHRHEQHRCLIVPPYLLEAVARAEAGRFATAARAARASLEHDRPLRAARAKTAPRRTAAAPDVAAPDSAARARGLPGPPTPGAPRRLIADARGVETLPGETVRTEGDPPSSDQSTDQAYDGLGSGYALFWQAYGRDSIDGANMPLEATVHYGTAYDNAFWNGSRMVFGDGDGEVFRGFTGSLSVIGHELAHGVTERTAGLAYQGQSGALNEHISDVFGALTEQHSSDQGAGQASWLIGAEIFTPAVQGRALRDMHNPGTAYDDDVLGSDPQPAHMRGYITTLEDNGGVHLNSGIPNRAFTLAALAIGGAAWNGAGLIWYRALTSGGIEPDAGFERFARATLDAAAGLFGPGSAEQRAVRAGWIEVGVLTATEGAGR from the coding sequence ATGGCGCAGCAACCGCATCGACATGACCCGCATCGGCACGAACAGCATCGGTGCCTCATCGTCCCGCCCTATCTGCTCGAGGCGGTCGCCCGGGCGGAGGCCGGGCGCTTCGCCACCGCGGCCCGGGCCGCCCGGGCCTCGCTCGAACACGACCGGCCGCTGCGGGCCGCACGCGCGAAGACAGCGCCGCGCCGCACGGCCGCCGCACCCGACGTCGCTGCACCCGATTCCGCCGCGCGCGCACGCGGGCTGCCGGGCCCGCCCACGCCGGGAGCGCCCCGTCGCCTGATCGCCGACGCGCGCGGGGTCGAGACCCTGCCCGGCGAGACCGTGCGCACGGAGGGAGACCCTCCCAGCTCCGACCAGAGCACCGACCAGGCCTACGACGGGCTCGGCAGCGGCTACGCGTTGTTCTGGCAGGCGTACGGCCGCGATTCGATCGACGGCGCGAACATGCCGCTCGAGGCCACGGTGCACTACGGCACCGCCTACGACAACGCGTTCTGGAACGGCAGCCGCATGGTCTTCGGGGACGGCGACGGTGAGGTCTTCCGGGGATTCACCGGCTCGCTCAGCGTGATCGGCCACGAACTGGCGCACGGCGTCACAGAGCGCACCGCTGGGCTGGCCTACCAGGGGCAATCGGGCGCCCTGAACGAGCACATCTCCGACGTCTTCGGCGCGCTCACCGAACAGCACAGCAGCGATCAGGGTGCGGGCCAGGCCAGTTGGTTGATCGGAGCCGAGATCTTCACGCCGGCTGTGCAGGGGAGGGCGCTGCGCGACATGCACAACCCCGGCACCGCCTACGACGACGACGTGCTCGGCAGCGACCCACAGCCGGCCCACATGCGCGGCTACATCACGACCCTCGAGGACAACGGCGGGGTGCACCTGAACTCCGGCATCCCCAACCGGGCGTTCACCCTGGCCGCCCTCGCGATCGGCGGCGCGGCCTGGAACGGTGCAGGGCTCATCTGGTACCGGGCGCTCACGAGCGGCGGCATCGAGCCGGATGCCGGCTTCGAGCGCTTCGCCCGCGCCACCCTCGACGCGGCGGCCGGGCTGTTCGGGCCGGGCTCGGCCGAACAGCGGGCGGTGCGCGCAGGCTGGATCGAGGTCGGCGTGCTGACCGCAACGGAAGGAGCAGGACGGTGA
- a CDS encoding anion permease: protein MARSRSESGGGANGAEPATRRPAWLSMTIKVAAILLVTVVIYLIPPPEGVDPRGMHMLGIFVGTILGLILQPLPTPSVALIGLALAMITGTMDPGTEALVGFANSTVWLIVAAFFIAEGFLLTGLGRRIALWFITKLGRSALGLSYGLALTDLVLAPATPSNTARNGGVIYPIIASLSIERESTPDSDESRRKLGSYLALTSAQVNAITSAMFITAMAGNPIAQKEAIALGIDVTWGNWALAALVPGLLSLVAVPWVMTKVYGPSITKTPEAPAQARRELATMGRMSRGEIVMSATFVLLLLMWMLGNTLGINATAAAFVGVAILLVTRVITWKDMAENASAWSTLIFFSVLIGMADQLKALGVIAWVGDSVAGAVGGLPWLVAFAILTLVYFYAHYFFASNTAQIVAMYAVFLGAAISTGAPPLFAALVFGFIGNLFGALTHYASGPAAVIYGSGYIKVPEWFRVGFIMSIVVITIWTVSSSLWMMLLGMW, encoded by the coding sequence ATGGCACGATCGCGATCAGAATCCGGCGGGGGCGCGAACGGCGCCGAGCCTGCCACCCGGCGGCCGGCCTGGCTGAGCATGACGATCAAGGTCGCGGCCATCCTCCTCGTCACCGTCGTGATCTATCTCATTCCGCCGCCGGAGGGCGTCGACCCGCGTGGCATGCACATGCTGGGCATCTTCGTCGGCACCATCCTCGGGCTCATCCTGCAACCGCTGCCGACGCCATCCGTCGCCCTGATCGGGCTCGCCTTGGCCATGATCACCGGCACCATGGACCCGGGCACCGAGGCGCTCGTGGGATTCGCGAACTCGACCGTCTGGCTGATCGTCGCCGCCTTCTTCATCGCGGAGGGCTTCCTGCTGACCGGCCTGGGGCGCCGCATCGCACTCTGGTTCATCACCAAACTCGGCCGCTCCGCGCTGGGGCTCAGCTACGGGCTGGCGCTGACCGACCTGGTGCTCGCCCCGGCGACGCCGTCGAACACGGCCCGCAACGGCGGCGTCATCTACCCGATCATCGCCTCGCTCAGCATCGAGCGGGAGTCGACGCCAGACAGTGACGAGTCCCGGCGCAAGCTCGGCTCCTACCTGGCCCTGACCAGCGCCCAGGTGAACGCCATCACCTCGGCCATGTTCATCACCGCGATGGCGGGCAACCCGATCGCCCAGAAGGAGGCCATCGCGCTGGGCATCGACGTCACCTGGGGCAACTGGGCGCTCGCCGCGCTGGTGCCCGGGCTGCTCAGCCTCGTCGCCGTGCCGTGGGTGATGACGAAGGTGTACGGCCCGAGCATCACCAAGACGCCGGAGGCGCCCGCCCAGGCCAGGCGCGAGCTGGCCACGATGGGGCGGATGTCGCGCGGCGAGATCGTGATGAGCGCGACCTTCGTGCTCCTGCTGCTGATGTGGATGCTCGGCAACACGCTCGGCATCAACGCGACGGCGGCCGCCTTCGTCGGCGTCGCGATCCTGCTCGTCACGCGCGTCATCACCTGGAAGGACATGGCCGAGAACGCCTCGGCCTGGAGCACGCTGATCTTCTTCTCGGTGCTCATCGGCATGGCCGACCAGCTCAAGGCGCTCGGCGTGATCGCCTGGGTGGGCGACAGCGTCGCCGGTGCCGTCGGCGGCCTGCCCTGGCTGGTCGCCTTCGCCATCCTCACCCTGGTCTATTTCTACGCGCACTACTTCTTCGCCTCGAACACCGCCCAGATCGTGGCGATGTACGCCGTGTTCCTCGGCGCGGCGATCAGCACCGGCGCCCCGCCGCTGTTCGCCGCCCTCGTCTTCGGCTTCATCGGCAACCTGTTCGGCGCCCTCACCCACTACGCCTCCGGCCCGGCCGCGGTGATCTACGGCTCCGGCTACATCAAGGTGCCGGAGTGGTTCCGGGTCGGCTTCATCATGAGCATCGTCGTCATCACCATCTGGACGGTGTCCTCGAGCCTGTGGATGATGCTGCTCGGCATGTGGTGA
- a CDS encoding succinate dehydrogenase cytochrome b subunit, translating into MSSTAHTSQNTSQRAPQGRAQGSSQGSGRRAAPPRRRPFLSTFTLKVIMAVTGLVFAGFVLVHMIGNLKVYQGAEHFNAYAVWLRTLLEPLVPYAGVLWALRIVLIVCLVGHVGAAAMLVARARAARGPFRRKRLPMRSFLARTMPVTGVVLLLFVIFHLLDLTTGTPPAASASFEHGTEETSHAYENLIASFQRPEVALFYALAMILLGMHLAHGLWTAAHDLGATGRRLRAIAVAVAGILAIAIMLGNISIPFAVLLGVVQ; encoded by the coding sequence ATGTCGAGCACGGCACACACCAGCCAGAACACGAGCCAGCGCGCGCCCCAGGGCAGGGCGCAGGGCAGTTCGCAGGGCAGCGGCCGCCGGGCTGCTCCCCCACGACGACGGCCGTTCCTCTCCACCTTTACGCTCAAGGTGATCATGGCCGTGACCGGCCTGGTCTTCGCCGGCTTCGTGCTCGTGCACATGATCGGCAACCTCAAGGTCTACCAGGGCGCGGAGCACTTCAACGCCTACGCCGTCTGGCTGCGCACGCTGCTCGAGCCGCTCGTCCCCTATGCCGGTGTGCTCTGGGCGCTCCGCATCGTGCTGATCGTCTGCCTCGTCGGCCACGTCGGCGCGGCGGCGATGCTGGTGGCGCGTGCCCGGGCAGCGCGCGGGCCGTTCCGCCGCAAGCGGCTGCCGATGCGCTCCTTCCTGGCCCGCACGATGCCGGTGACCGGCGTGGTGCTGCTGCTCTTCGTGATCTTCCACCTGCTCGACCTGACCACCGGCACACCGCCCGCGGCGAGCGCCTCTTTCGAGCACGGCACGGAGGAGACCAGCCACGCCTACGAGAACCTCATCGCCAGCTTCCAGCGGCCAGAGGTCGCGCTGTTCTACGCCCTCGCCATGATCCTGCTCGGCATGCACCTCGCGCACGGCCTGTGGACGGCCGCCCACGACCTGGGCGCGACCGGCAGGCGGCTGCGCGCCATCGCCGTCGCGGTGGCCGGCATCCTCGCGATCGCCATCATGCTGGGCAACATCTCCATTCCGTTCGCCGTTCTGCTGGGGGTCGTGCAATGA
- a CDS encoding succinate dehydrogenase/fumarate reductase iron-sulfur subunit, with the protein MRLTLKIWRQRSGEESGRFESYELDGAGAEFTLLEALDKLNDTIVAAGGEPVAFDSDCREGICGSCGVTVDGVPHGPVANTPSCRQHLRSFADGGTVTLEPFRSAAYPVVKDLVVDRSALDRVIEAGGFVSIDAGTAPDADSHQASHETVEAALDFAACIGCGACVAACPNGSANLFTGSKLVHLSLLPTTQEERGKRAGAMIGAMEEEFGPCSVYGECVQVCPAGIPLAAIAGLNKEKLRAVLRGKDN; encoded by the coding sequence ATGAGACTCACACTGAAGATCTGGCGGCAGCGTTCCGGCGAGGAGAGCGGCCGGTTCGAGAGCTACGAGTTGGACGGCGCAGGCGCGGAGTTCACCCTGCTGGAGGCCCTGGACAAGCTCAACGACACCATCGTCGCGGCCGGCGGCGAGCCGGTCGCCTTCGACTCCGACTGCCGGGAGGGCATCTGCGGCAGCTGCGGGGTGACCGTGGACGGGGTGCCACACGGTCCCGTCGCCAACACCCCCTCCTGCCGGCAGCACCTGCGCAGCTTCGCCGACGGCGGCACCGTCACCCTGGAGCCGTTCCGCTCGGCCGCCTACCCGGTCGTGAAAGACCTGGTCGTTGACCGCTCCGCCCTGGACCGGGTGATCGAGGCGGGCGGCTTCGTCTCGATTGATGCGGGCACGGCCCCGGATGCCGACAGCCACCAGGCCAGCCACGAGACCGTCGAGGCGGCGCTCGACTTCGCCGCCTGCATCGGCTGTGGCGCCTGTGTCGCCGCCTGCCCGAACGGCTCGGCGAACCTGTTCACCGGGTCCAAGCTCGTGCACCTCTCCCTGCTGCCGACGACGCAGGAGGAGCGCGGCAAGCGGGCCGGCGCGATGATCGGCGCCATGGAGGAGGAGTTCGGGCCGTGCTCCGTCTACGGCGAGTGCGTGCAGGTGTGCCCGGCCGGCATCCCACTCGCCGCCATCGCCGGGCTGAACAAGGAGAAGCTGCGCGCGGTGCTGCGCGGCAAGGACAACTAG
- a CDS encoding fumarate reductase/succinate dehydrogenase flavoprotein subunit, which translates to MSAVFDSAAINIDALRDLGGVIDGGAPAGDPARAWADRKLHYKLVSPLNRRKFDVIVVGTGLAGAACAAALGELGYNVHAFTFHDAPRRAHSVAAQGGINAARGRKVDNDSLARFVKDTVKGGDFRAREADCWRLAEESVRVIDHMEAVGAPFAREYGGQLATRSFGGVQVSRTYYTRGQTGQQLQVAASQALLRQVAAGTVTLHTRSEMLDLIVADGRAQGIVVRDLTTGEIWAQTGHAVVLATGGYGNVFFKSTLAKNSNVTAAFRAHKRGALFASPSFIQFHPTALPLSSEWQSKTILMSESLRNDGRIWVPSAPGDTRLANDIPEAERDYYLERRYPAFGNLTPRDVASRAARDEIDAGRGVGPLKNGVYLDFRDSLARLGRKVIEERYGNLFEMYTDATGENPLEVPMRIAPGAHFSMGGLWTDYDAMASIPGLFVGGEAGWAYHGANRLGANSLLSACVDGWFTLPYAVPNYLAPLLGQAALSPDDPAVVGTVAEARGVVDAFAASSGSQGPDRFHRRLGEILYTHCGVSRTAEGLREGIRLIRELRAEFQTDLRVAGSPDGFNQELERAGRVADFLDLAELMCIDALDREESCGAHFRLEHQLSDGEAARDDAHWSFVSAWQHGARPTRHHEPLHFESVMPETRNYKSS; encoded by the coding sequence ATGAGTGCAGTCTTCGACAGTGCAGCAATCAATATCGACGCCCTGCGAGACCTCGGCGGGGTGATCGACGGCGGCGCGCCGGCCGGCGACCCGGCCCGGGCGTGGGCCGACCGCAAGCTGCACTACAAGCTGGTGTCGCCGCTGAACCGCCGCAAGTTCGACGTGATCGTCGTCGGCACGGGCCTGGCCGGCGCCGCCTGCGCCGCCGCGCTCGGCGAGCTGGGCTACAACGTGCACGCGTTCACCTTCCACGACGCGCCCCGGCGGGCGCACAGCGTGGCCGCGCAGGGCGGCATCAACGCGGCCCGCGGGCGCAAGGTCGACAATGACTCGCTCGCCCGCTTCGTCAAGGACACCGTCAAGGGCGGCGACTTCCGCGCCCGGGAGGCCGACTGCTGGCGCCTGGCCGAGGAGAGCGTGCGCGTCATCGACCACATGGAGGCCGTCGGCGCTCCCTTCGCCCGGGAGTACGGCGGCCAGCTGGCCACCCGCTCCTTCGGCGGAGTGCAGGTCAGCCGCACCTATTACACCCGCGGGCAGACCGGCCAGCAGCTGCAGGTGGCGGCGTCCCAGGCGCTGCTCCGCCAGGTGGCTGCCGGCACCGTCACCCTGCACACCCGCAGCGAGATGCTCGACCTCATCGTCGCGGACGGCCGGGCGCAGGGCATCGTCGTGCGCGACTTGACGACGGGCGAGATCTGGGCGCAGACCGGGCACGCCGTCGTGCTGGCCACCGGCGGCTACGGCAACGTGTTCTTCAAGTCGACGCTGGCGAAGAACTCCAACGTGACGGCCGCTTTCCGCGCGCACAAGCGCGGCGCGCTCTTCGCCTCCCCCTCCTTCATCCAGTTCCACCCGACCGCGCTGCCGCTCAGCTCCGAGTGGCAGTCCAAGACGATCCTGATGAGCGAGTCGCTGCGCAACGACGGCCGGATCTGGGTGCCGAGCGCCCCCGGCGACACCCGGCTGGCCAACGACATCCCGGAGGCCGAGCGCGACTACTACCTGGAGCGGCGCTACCCCGCCTTCGGCAACCTGACCCCGCGGGATGTCGCCTCCCGCGCCGCCCGCGATGAGATCGACGCCGGGCGCGGCGTCGGCCCGCTGAAAAACGGCGTCTACCTGGACTTCCGCGACTCCCTCGCCCGGCTCGGCCGCAAGGTGATCGAGGAGCGCTACGGCAACCTGTTCGAGATGTACACGGATGCCACGGGCGAGAACCCGCTCGAGGTGCCGATGCGGATCGCCCCGGGCGCCCACTTCTCGATGGGCGGGCTGTGGACCGACTACGACGCGATGGCGTCGATCCCCGGCCTGTTCGTCGGCGGGGAGGCCGGCTGGGCGTACCACGGGGCCAACCGGCTGGGCGCGAACTCGCTGCTCTCCGCCTGCGTGGACGGCTGGTTCACGCTGCCCTACGCGGTGCCGAACTACCTGGCCCCGCTGCTCGGGCAGGCAGCGCTCTCCCCCGATGACCCCGCCGTGGTGGGCACGGTTGCCGAGGCGCGCGGCGTCGTGGACGCCTTCGCCGCCTCATCCGGCAGCCAGGGCCCCGACCGCTTCCACCGCCGCCTCGGCGAGATCCTGTACACGCACTGCGGGGTCAGCCGCACCGCAGAGGGGCTCAGAGAGGGCATCCGACTCATCCGGGAGCTGCGGGCCGAGTTCCAGACCGACCTGCGGGTCGCCGGCAGCCCGGACGGCTTCAACCAGGAGCTGGAGCGGGCCGGCCGGGTCGCCGATTTCCTCGACCTGGCCGAGCTGATGTGCATCGACGCCCTCGACCGGGAGGAGTCCTGCGGGGCGCACTTCCGGTTGGAGCACCAGTTGAGCGACGGCGAGGCGGCGCGCGACGACGCCCACTGGTCGTTCGTCTCGGCCTGGCAGCACGGCGCCAGACCGACCCGCCACCACGAACCGTTGCACTTCGAATCGGTGATGCCGGAGACAAGGAACTACAAGTCATCATGA
- a CDS encoding protealysin inhibitor emfourin has protein sequence MIVVISRSGGFAGIRLTWQLRLDDRPDASDWLALIAELPWTEITARAPEPDRYVYTIRCADQTATLSEPQLEGPWRELVTRVQREVPPSPTRRQPGAAH, from the coding sequence GTGATCGTGGTGATCTCGCGCAGCGGGGGCTTCGCCGGCATCCGGCTGACCTGGCAGCTACGACTCGATGACAGGCCGGACGCCTCCGACTGGTTGGCGCTGATCGCCGAACTGCCGTGGACCGAGATCACCGCGCGCGCACCGGAACCCGACCGCTACGTGTACACGATCCGCTGCGCCGACCAGACGGCCACCCTCAGCGAACCGCAACTCGAGGGCCCGTGGCGCGAGCTCGTCACCCGCGTGCAGCGGGAAGTGCCTCCGTCGCCGACCCGGCGGCAGCCCGGCGCTGCACACTGA
- the rpsO gene encoding 30S ribosomal protein S15, which produces MALEANVKKAIIEEYATHPGDTGSPEVQIAMLTRRIKDLTEHLKEHKHDHHSRRGLLLLVGQRRRLLGYLSDVDINRYRSLIERLGLRR; this is translated from the coding sequence ATGGCACTCGAAGCTAATGTCAAGAAGGCGATCATCGAAGAGTACGCGACCCACCCCGGTGACACCGGATCCCCCGAGGTTCAGATTGCAATGCTCACGCGTCGCATCAAGGACCTGACGGAGCACCTCAAGGAGCACAAGCACGACCACCACTCGCGTCGTGGCCTGCTCCTCCTGGTCGGCCAGCGTCGTCGTCTGCTCGGATACCTCTCCGACGTCGACATCAACCGTTACCGCTCGCTCATCGAGCGTCTCGGACTGCGCCGCTAG
- a CDS encoding pyridoxamine 5'-phosphate oxidase family protein, with the protein MARDEAPIIALSPAESWELLLGASLGRLALTVGGVLDIYPVNYIAHDDVLTIRTSEGTKLLELTINPNVAFEIDGVGSEEGWSVVVKGTARILQTEAEIAGAEQLELQPLVPTEKHVWVRIVPSEISGRRFRLGPAPDDTRSFTNV; encoded by the coding sequence ATGGCCAGAGATGAAGCCCCGATCATCGCCCTCTCCCCCGCGGAATCCTGGGAGCTGCTGCTCGGCGCGAGCCTGGGCCGGCTGGCGCTGACCGTCGGCGGCGTGCTCGACATCTACCCCGTCAACTACATCGCCCACGACGATGTGCTCACCATCCGCACCTCCGAGGGCACGAAGCTGCTCGAGCTCACGATCAACCCGAACGTCGCCTTCGAGATCGACGGCGTCGGCAGTGAGGAGGGCTGGAGCGTGGTCGTCAAGGGCACCGCGCGCATCCTGCAGACGGAGGCCGAGATCGCCGGCGCCGAGCAGCTGGAGCTCCAACCGCTCGTGCCCACCGAGAAGCACGTGTGGGTGCGCATCGTTCCGAGCGAGATCAGCGGGCGGCGCTTCCGGCTCGGCCCGGCGCCCGACGACACGCGCAGCTTCACCAACGTCTAG
- a CDS encoding CPBP family intramembrane glutamic endopeptidase: MQPASVAPSPSAASALPALSWKLLPAALVCGSAVLLFGVQIPLAGYTVLLLGVASAWIVDRTLFRDLLLIALGLVIISTISLEANIDYPNMALFAVVLGSAVAVPYLVQRFAYRERVIRFPWRGSGRWTRAQWIYLGAVVVMAIVLLPVYFISSGSYQNWPAVHEPDAVIRLFIGVNAVGIWDELFFICTVFTLLCRHFPVWLANGLQAVVFVSFLWELGYQSWGPLLTIPFALVQGAIFRMTRSLSYVVTVHLLFDLVVFLVIVYAHNPEWFGG; encoded by the coding sequence GTGCAGCCCGCATCCGTCGCCCCGTCGCCTTCGGCCGCCAGCGCCCTGCCCGCGCTGAGCTGGAAGCTGCTGCCTGCCGCCCTGGTCTGCGGCTCGGCGGTGCTGCTGTTCGGCGTGCAGATCCCGCTCGCCGGTTACACCGTGCTGCTGCTCGGGGTCGCGTCCGCCTGGATCGTCGACCGCACCCTGTTCCGTGACCTGCTGCTGATCGCGCTCGGCCTCGTGATCATCAGCACCATCTCGCTCGAGGCCAACATCGACTACCCGAACATGGCGCTGTTCGCGGTGGTGCTCGGCTCGGCCGTCGCGGTGCCCTACCTGGTGCAGCGCTTCGCCTACCGGGAACGCGTCATCCGCTTCCCGTGGCGGGGGAGCGGGCGCTGGACGCGCGCCCAGTGGATCTACCTCGGCGCCGTCGTCGTGATGGCGATCGTGCTGCTGCCGGTCTACTTCATCTCCAGCGGCAGCTACCAGAACTGGCCGGCCGTGCACGAGCCGGATGCCGTCATCCGCCTGTTCATCGGGGTGAACGCCGTCGGCATCTGGGACGAGCTGTTCTTCATCTGCACCGTGTTCACCCTGCTCTGCCGGCACTTCCCGGTGTGGCTGGCGAACGGGCTGCAGGCAGTGGTGTTCGTGTCGTTCCTCTGGGAGCTCGGCTACCAGAGCTGGGGCCCGCTGCTGACGATCCCGTTCGCGCTGGTGCAGGGCGCCATCTTCCGGATGACGCGCTCGCTCAGCTACGTGGTGACGGTGCACCTCCTCTTCGACCTGGTGGTGTTCCTCGTCATCGTCTACGCGCACAACCCGGAGTGGTTCGGCGGCTAG